In Methylomagnum ishizawai, one DNA window encodes the following:
- the lspA gene encoding signal peptidase II, translated as MLRWLWLSAGVIALDQATKWLVDGSMRLYQSIELLPFFQLTYLRNQGAAFSFLAQAGGWQRWFFIALGVAASGFICYWLAKLDQSKAWEAAAWALVLGGALGNLIDRSLYGYVIDFLDVFYGEWHFPAFNVADSAITVGVALLLLDSFRPRPAA; from the coding sequence ATGCTGCGTTGGCTGTGGCTGTCCGCCGGGGTGATCGCGCTCGACCAGGCCACCAAGTGGCTGGTCGATGGCTCGATGCGGCTTTACCAATCCATCGAACTGTTGCCGTTCTTCCAACTGACCTATCTCCGCAACCAGGGCGCGGCGTTCAGTTTCCTGGCGCAGGCGGGGGGCTGGCAGCGCTGGTTCTTCATCGCCCTGGGCGTCGCCGCCAGTGGGTTCATCTGCTATTGGCTGGCGAAGCTGGATCAATCGAAGGCTTGGGAAGCCGCCGCCTGGGCCTTGGTGCTGGGCGGGGCGCTGGGCAATCTGATCGACCGCAGCCTCTATGGCTATGTGATCGATTTCCTGGATGTGTTTTACGGGGAATGGCATTTCCCGGCCTTCAATGTGGCCGATTCGGCCATCACCGTGGGCGTCGCCCTGCTGTTGCTCGATTCGTTCAGACCGCGCCCGGCGGCTTGA
- the ribF gene encoding bifunctional riboflavin kinase/FAD synthetase — MHLILGSASAPLSERGCVATIGNFDGVHVGHRAVVEGLAAAGRRLGLPTCVVLFEPQPREYFSPEDAPPRLMRLREKLDRLAELPVDYVLLLRFNRALADLPPETFIEDILIGKLGVKYLVVGDDFRFGQRRRGDFAMLREFGLRRGFEVVDTASVLVEGERVSSTLIREALAVGDLERAARLLGRPYLVCGRVVHGAKLGRTLGFPTANLLMRRKNTPVQGVFAVTMAGLGAAPRPGIANVGLRPTVGGGQRVLLETFLFDFSEDIYGRLVEVIFHRKIRDERRFAGIEALRVQIGKDVTAAREYFQGR, encoded by the coding sequence ATGCATTTGATCCTGGGTTCCGCTTCCGCGCCGCTGTCCGAACGGGGCTGCGTCGCCACCATCGGCAATTTCGACGGCGTCCATGTCGGCCATCGCGCCGTGGTCGAGGGTTTGGCGGCGGCGGGAAGGCGCTTGGGCTTGCCGACCTGCGTGGTGTTGTTCGAGCCACAGCCGCGGGAATATTTCAGCCCGGAGGACGCGCCGCCGCGTTTGATGCGCCTCCGCGAGAAACTGGACCGGTTGGCCGAATTGCCGGTCGATTACGTCCTGCTGCTGCGCTTCAACCGCGCCCTGGCCGACTTGCCGCCCGAAACCTTCATCGAGGATATCCTCATCGGCAAGCTGGGCGTGAAATATCTGGTGGTGGGCGATGATTTCCGCTTCGGCCAGCGCCGCCGGGGCGATTTCGCGATGCTGCGGGAATTCGGCCTGCGCCGGGGGTTCGAGGTGGTGGACACGGCCTCGGTCTTGGTCGAGGGCGAGCGGGTGAGCAGCACCTTGATCCGCGAGGCTTTGGCCGTGGGCGATTTGGAGCGGGCGGCGCGGCTGCTGGGGCGGCCTTATCTGGTCTGTGGGCGGGTGGTGCATGGGGCCAAGCTGGGCCGCACCCTGGGTTTTCCCACCGCCAACTTATTGATGCGGCGGAAAAATACTCCTGTGCAGGGGGTGTTTGCCGTTACAATGGCCGGTCTTGGCGCGGCACCCCGGCCCGGTATCGCCAACGTCGGGCTCCGGCCCACGGTGGGCGGTGGGCAGCGGGTGTTGCTGGAAACCTTTTTGTTCGATTTTTCCGAGGATATCTACGGGCGCTTGGTGGAGGTGATCTTCCACCGCAAAATCCGCGACGAGCGCAGGTTCGCCGGGATCGAGGCACTCCGCGTCCAGATCGGGAAAGACGTTACGGCGGCCAGGGAATATTTCCAGGGCCGATGA
- the ileS gene encoding isoleucine--tRNA ligase, translating into MTTDYKATLNLPATDFPMKANLPQREPEQLERWRSLGLYQRIRETFQGRPKFVLHDGPPYANGEIHIGHAVNKVLKDIIVKSKGFAGFDAPYVPGWDCHGLPIELMVEKKIGKAGVKVEAAEFRKACRAYAAEQVDIQREAFIRLGVFGDWFKPYLTMDFRFEADIVRALGRICANGHLTKGAKPVHWCTDCGSALAEAEVEYENKHSPAIDVKFRVLDEMDLIRRCHSVPGAVGSGPLSVVIWTTTPWTLPANQGVALGPEVEYVVVDCPDQDERFLVADALMKDVMLRAGIENYRVVAYCKGSVLEGLKLKHPFYERLVPIILGDHVTLDAGTGAVHTAPGHGQEDYVVGQAYGLPVDNPVGDDGKFLPNTPLFAGQHVMSANPRVIEVLKEHGNLLHEARIEHSYPHCWRHKTPVIFRATPQWFIAMEKNHLRKAALEAIQKVCWIPDWGQARIEAMVGNRPDWCVSRQRNWGVPIALFIHKETGELHPDTLALNEQVAQRIEQRGIEAWFDLDPAELLGAEAAQYRKTTDTLDVWFDSGVTHYCVLNRDDTLGYPADLYLEGSDQHRGWFQSSLLAAVAVNGSAPYRQVLTHGFTVDAQGKKMSKSKGNVVAPQQVMKNLGADVLRLWVSSTDYEAEMSVSDEILKRTADVYRRLRNTARYLLANLNGFDPAKHVVAPENMLALDRWAVDRAYQLQREVAEAYESYQFHRVYQRVHHFCSVDLGSFYLDVLKDRQYTCAEDGLPRRSGQTAMFHIAEALVRWLAPILSYTADEIWRYLPGERAESVFLETWYTGLFPLDEGAALDRGFWDFVLKVREAVGKELEVLRVRNEIGSSLGAEVELYASEPVLEKLAPVGEELRFVFITSGVKLSPLAGAENTLPTEIEGLELRAVASPHAKCVRCWHHRANVGSHPDHPEICGRCVENVAGGGETRHFA; encoded by the coding sequence ATGACCACCGACTACAAAGCCACCCTCAACCTCCCCGCCACCGATTTCCCCATGAAGGCCAACCTGCCGCAACGCGAGCCGGAGCAGCTCGAACGCTGGCGGAGTCTGGGGTTGTACCAGCGCATCCGCGAGACTTTCCAAGGCCGCCCCAAGTTCGTGCTGCACGATGGCCCGCCCTACGCCAACGGCGAAATCCACATCGGCCACGCCGTCAACAAGGTGTTAAAGGACATCATCGTCAAGAGCAAGGGTTTCGCCGGGTTCGACGCGCCCTATGTGCCAGGGTGGGATTGCCACGGGCTGCCCATCGAGCTGATGGTCGAAAAGAAGATCGGCAAGGCCGGGGTCAAGGTCGAGGCCGCCGAATTCCGCAAGGCCTGCCGGGCCTATGCCGCCGAGCAGGTGGATATCCAGCGCGAGGCGTTCATCCGGCTGGGGGTGTTCGGCGATTGGTTCAAGCCCTATCTGACCATGGATTTCCGCTTCGAGGCCGATATCGTCCGCGCCTTGGGCCGCATCTGCGCCAACGGCCATTTGACCAAGGGGGCCAAGCCGGTGCATTGGTGTACCGATTGTGGCTCGGCCCTGGCCGAGGCCGAGGTCGAATACGAGAACAAGCATTCCCCGGCCATCGATGTGAAGTTCCGGGTGCTGGACGAGATGGATTTGATCCGGCGCTGCCATAGCGTGCCGGGGGCGGTGGGTTCGGGGCCGCTGTCGGTGGTGATCTGGACCACCACGCCCTGGACCCTGCCTGCCAACCAGGGCGTGGCGCTGGGGCCGGAGGTGGAATACGTGGTGGTCGATTGTCCCGACCAGGACGAGCGTTTCTTGGTGGCTGACGCCCTGATGAAGGATGTAATGCTACGGGCCGGGATCGAGAATTACCGGGTCGTGGCCTATTGCAAGGGTTCGGTGCTGGAAGGCTTGAAGCTCAAGCATCCGTTCTACGAGCGGCTGGTGCCGATCATCCTGGGCGACCATGTCACCCTGGATGCCGGGACCGGGGCCGTCCACACCGCGCCCGGCCACGGCCAGGAAGACTACGTGGTGGGCCAAGCCTATGGCCTGCCGGTGGATAATCCGGTGGGCGACGATGGCAAATTCCTGCCCAATACGCCCTTGTTCGCGGGCCAGCATGTGATGAGCGCCAATCCGCGGGTGATCGAGGTGTTGAAGGAACACGGCAACTTGCTGCACGAGGCCCGTATCGAACACAGCTATCCGCACTGCTGGCGGCATAAGACTCCGGTCATCTTCCGCGCCACCCCGCAATGGTTCATCGCCATGGAGAAGAACCACTTGCGGAAAGCGGCCTTGGAGGCAATCCAAAAGGTGTGCTGGATTCCCGATTGGGGTCAGGCCCGCATCGAAGCCATGGTCGGCAACCGCCCGGATTGGTGCGTGTCCCGCCAGCGTAATTGGGGCGTGCCCATCGCCTTGTTCATCCACAAGGAAACCGGCGAACTCCATCCCGACACCCTGGCCTTGAACGAGCAAGTCGCCCAGCGCATCGAGCAGCGCGGCATCGAGGCGTGGTTCGATCTCGACCCGGCGGAATTGCTGGGCGCGGAAGCGGCCCAGTACCGCAAGACCACCGACACCCTGGACGTGTGGTTCGATTCCGGCGTCACCCATTACTGCGTGTTGAACCGCGACGACACGCTCGGCTATCCCGCCGATTTGTACCTGGAAGGCTCCGATCAGCACCGCGGTTGGTTCCAGTCCTCGCTGTTGGCGGCGGTGGCGGTCAATGGCAGCGCCCCGTACCGGCAGGTCTTGACCCATGGGTTCACGGTGGACGCGCAGGGCAAGAAGATGTCCAAGTCCAAGGGCAACGTGGTCGCGCCCCAACAGGTGATGAAAAACCTGGGCGCGGACGTGCTGCGGCTGTGGGTGTCGTCCACCGACTACGAAGCCGAGATGAGCGTTTCCGACGAAATCTTGAAACGCACCGCCGATGTCTACCGCCGCCTCCGCAATACCGCCCGCTATCTGCTGGCGAACCTGAATGGCTTCGATCCCGCCAAGCACGTGGTCGCGCCGGAAAACATGCTGGCCCTGGACCGCTGGGCCGTGGACCGCGCCTACCAGTTGCAGCGGGAAGTCGCCGAGGCTTACGAAAGCTACCAGTTCCACCGGGTTTATCAGCGGGTGCATCATTTCTGTTCGGTGGACCTCGGGAGCTTCTATCTCGACGTGCTGAAGGACCGCCAGTACACCTGCGCCGAGGACGGCCTGCCGCGCCGCTCCGGGCAAACCGCGATGTTCCATATCGCCGAAGCCCTGGTGCGCTGGCTGGCCCCGATCCTGAGTTACACCGCCGATGAAATCTGGCGCTACCTGCCGGGCGAACGTGCCGAATCGGTGTTCCTGGAGACTTGGTACACCGGCCTGTTCCCGCTGGACGAGGGCGCGGCCCTGGATCGCGGCTTCTGGGATTTCGTGCTGAAGGTGCGGGAAGCCGTCGGCAAGGAATTGGAAGTGCTGCGGGTCCGCAACGAAATCGGCTCCTCGCTGGGCGCGGAGGTCGAGCTTTACGCCAGCGAACCCGTGCTGGAAAAACTGGCCCCGGTCGGCGAGGAACTGCGCTTCGTGTTCATCACCTCCGGCGTGAAGCTGTCGCCCTTGGCTGGTGCCGAAAACACCCTGCCCACCGAAATCGAAGGGCTGGAACTCAGGGCCGTGGCCTCCCCGCACGCCAAATGCGTGCGCTGCTGGCACCACCGCGCCAATGTCGGCAGCCATCCCGACCACCCGGAAATCTGCGGGCGCTGCGTCGAGAACGTGGCCGGTGGCGGCGAAACCCGCCATTTCGCGTGA